In Sphaeramia orbicularis chromosome 10, fSphaOr1.1, whole genome shotgun sequence, the following proteins share a genomic window:
- the xiap gene encoding E3 ubiquitin-protein ligase XIAP, whose translation MSDQRQDGEWEDDHADDFSQMNSRLDSFRGSSLAQQVPAERLARAGFYFTGDADRVRCFSCKKTVENWCRGDTPVERHKEVSPLCTFLSCTHRTSFIPSSDSTFMNGYNEEEEDLRFRLSTGEVEDESTYPMAPHMKSEEARLQTFSSWPTTAPVRPRDLAEAGLYYLGKNDQVQCFCCGGMLGAWEVGDSAWGEHNKHFPNCFFILGHDVGNIPFQRGIEEEEGGSSQHANTHVSMGSYEERLDSFAGVQHPIDPERLARAGFYSTGTGDRVLCFCCGGGLKGWQPEEDPWEEHAKHYPGCRFLLEEKGQEFVNNVQLQDPQRNRATSSHQNGFSRDRNEVLRSTVAQKAIEVGLEPSMVEQTILDKMSRTGSGYSSLEELVEDCLNNPPQSEASNKEEKDEDPLEKLRKLQREKQCKICMDRDICMVFIPCGHLVTCKECSESLIKCPICCGAILQKVKTYIA comes from the exons ATGTCTGATCAGAGGCAAGACGGCGAGTGGGAAGATGACCATGCTGATGATTTTTCCCAGATGAACAGTCGTCTGGACTCGTTCCGTGGTTCCAGCCTGGCACAGCAGGTGCCAGCAGAAAGACTGGCCCGAGCTGGCTTCTACTTCACAGGTGATGCTGACCGTGTCCGATGTTTCAGCTGCAAGAAGACTGTGGAAAACTGGTGCAGGGGAGACACACCTGTAGAGAGACATAAAGAG GTTTCTCCACTTTGCACATTTCTCTCCTGCACCCACCGCACCAGTTTCATTCCAAGCTCTGATTCTACATTTATGAATGGCtacaatgaagaagaagaagacctgCGGTTTCGTTTGAGTACAGGTGAGGTGGAAGACGAGTCCACCTACCCCATGGCCCCTCACATGAAAAGTGAAGAAGCCCGACTTCAGACCTTCTCATCTTGGCCCACCACTGCCCCTGTGAGACCCAGAGACCTGGCTGAAGCTGGTCTGTACTACTTAGGGAAGAATGACCAGGTGCAGTGTTTCTGCTGCGGGGGCATGTTAGGGGCCTGGGAGGTTGGGGACAGTGCCTGGGGAGAACACAACAAACATTTCCCCAACTGCTTCTTCATCCTCGGGCATGATGTTGGCAACATCCCATTCCAGAGGGgtatagaggaggaggagggtggcaGTAGTCAACATGCAAACACTCATGTTTCAATGGGGAGCTATGAGGAGAGGCTTGACAGCTTTGCGGGTGTCCAGCACCCTATTGACCCCGAGAGACTCGCCAGAGCTGGTTTCTACAGCACAG GTACAGGAGACAGGGTGTTATGTTTCTGCTGTGGTGGCGGTTTGAAAGGATGGCAGCCTGAAGAAGACCCTTGGGAAGAACATGCTAAACACTACCCTGG ATGCCGCTTCCTGTTAGAAGAAAAGGGACAAGAGTTTGTCAATAATGTTCAGCTACAAGACCCTCAACGAAATAGAGCT acatcaAGCCATCAGAATGGATTTTCCAGAGACAGgaatg AAGTGTTGCGGTCTACCGTGGCTCAGAAGGCCATAGAGGTGGGTCTTGAACCCAGCATGGTGGAGCAGACCATCCTAGATAAAATGAGCAGGACTGGATCGGGATACTCGAGCCTGGAAGAACTGGTGGAGGATTGCCTTAACAACCCCCCCCAGAGTGAAGCCTCCAACAAAGAGGAAAAAG aCGAGGACCCGCTAGAGAAACTACGGAAGCTGCAGAGGGAAAAACAGTGCAAAATATGCATGGACAGAGATATTTGTATGGTGTTCATCCCATGCGGTCATCTGGTCACTTGCAAGGAATGTTCTGAGTCACTCATCAAGTGCCCCATCTGCTGCGGAGCCATACTGCAAAAGGTCAAGACTTATATCGCCTAA
- the stag2b gene encoding cohesin subunit SA-2: MIAAPEIPSEFPYAQDTDTRFSSDTDFSEDPDGRSAISAKGKGGKKGKKTAGEKGKGGKGAGRINGHHQENGMENMMLFEVVKLGRSAMQSVVDDWIESYKHDRDVALLDLINFFIQCSGCKGVVSGEMFRNMQNSEIIRRMTEEFDEDSGDYPLTIAGPQWKKFKSSFCEFISVLVRQCQYSIIYDEYMMDTVISLLTGLSDSQVRAFRHTSTLAAMKLMTALVNVALNLSINMDNTQRQYEAERNKMVAKRANDRLELLLQKRKELQENQDEIENMMNAIFKGVFVHRYRDSIAEIRAICIEEIGVWMKLYSDAFLNDSYLKYVGWTMHDKQGEVRLKCLTALQGLYYNRELNARLELFTSRFKDRIVSMTLDKEYDVAVQAIKLLTLVLNSTDEVLTPEDCESVYHLVYSAHRPVAVAAGEFLFKKLFSQREPEEEGAPKRRGRQSPNANLIKTTVFFFLESELHEHAAYLVDSLWECGAELLKDWECMISLLLDDPLPGEEALTDRQETALIEIMLCTVRQAAECHPPVGRGTGKRVMTAKEKKTQLDDRTRMTELFAVALPPLLAKYAVDAEKVTNLLQLPQFFDLEIYTTGRLEKHLESLLRQIREIVEKHTDTEVLEACSKTYHALCNEEFTIFNRVDIARSQLLDELVDKFNRLLEDFLQEGEDADEDDAYQVLSTLKRITAFHNAHDLSGWDLFTSNFKLLNTGIENGDMPEQIVIHSLQCTHYVILWHLAKLSEGSSRKDDMVTLRKQMRAFCMMCQRYLTNVNTAVKEQAFTILCDLLLIFSHQMVSGGREHLEPLVYSPEDSLQSELLSFILNHVFIDQDDDTNSTDGQQDDEAVKIEALHKRRNLLAAYCKLIIYCVVEMKTGADIFKQYMRYYNDYGDIIKETMSKTRQIDKIQCAKTLILSLQQLFNEMLSELGHGFDRSSSAFCGIKELARRFSLTFGLDQVKTRDAIAMLHKDGIEFAFKDPSPQGEGGPPLNLAFLDILSEFSSKLMRQDKRTVHMYLERFMTFQMALQREDCWLPLISYRNSLQAGGDDDTMSVMSGYSSRGSSVRSKKTKPPAVAAGTSAVKRKLPEEESSSSEMWQQSMQTPVMMPSPHLTSTAMRDPKRARDDSFMGVYPIPHDQQQPHQHPQHHQQTPQHHQTPMDYNSQVTWMLAQRQQEEARQQQERAMNYAKLRTNLQHAIRRGTGLMEEDEEPIVEDVMMSSEGRMDDLNEGMDFDTMDIDLPPSKNRRERSELKPDYFDPASIMDESVLGVSMF, from the exons ATGATAGCAGCACCAGAAATACCATCAGAGTTCCCCTATGCTCA GGATACAGACACCCGATTCTCCTCAGACACAGATTTCTCTGAGGATCCTGATGGAAGGAGTGCAATCTCAGCTAAAGGAAAG GGTGGTAAGAAGGGGAAGAAAACGGCAGGGGAAAAAGGCAAAGGAGGGAAGGGAGCAGGCCGAATAAACGGCCACCACCAGGAGAATGGCATGGAAAACATGATGCTGTTTGAGGTGGTGAAGCTGGGCAGGAGTGCAATGCAG TCTGTTGTAGATGACTGGATTGAGTCTTACAAACATGACAGAGATGTCGCACTACTAGACCTCATAAATTTCTTCATCCAGTGCTCGGGATGTAAAG GTGTGGTCAGCGGAGAAATGTTCCGCAACATGCAGAACTCTGAGATCATACGGCGAATGACAGAGGAATTTGATGAG GACAGTGGTGACTACCCTCTAACTATAGCAGGGCCTCAGTGGAAAAAGTTCAAATCAAGCTTTTGTGAATTCATTTCGGTGCTTGTGCGCCAATGTCAATACAGTATCATCTATGATGAGTACATGATGGACACAGTCATCTCCCTTCTCACCGGACTATCAGACTCCCAAGTCCGAGCCTTCAGACACACGTCAACACTGGCAG CCATGAAGCTGATGACAGCCCTGGTGAATGTAGCTCTAAACCTGAGCATCAACATGGACAACACCCAGCGCCAGTATGAGGCTGAGAGAAATAAAATGGTGGCCAAAAGGGCCAATGACAGGCTGGAGCTGCTCCTGCAAAAACGCAAAGAG ctccaagAAAATCAGGATGAGATTGAAAACATGATGAATGCAATATTCAAAGGAGTATTTGTTCACCGATATCG TGATTCAATAGCAGAAATCAGGGCAATCTGTATAGAAGAGATTGGAGTATGGATGAAACTCTATAGTGATGCCTTCCTCAATGACAGCTATCTGAAGTATGTGGGTTGGACGATGCATGATAAG CAAGGTGAGGTACGTCTGAAGTGTCTGACAGCTCTGCAGGGTCTGTACTACAACAGAGAGCTCAATGCAAGACTGGAGCTCTTCACCAGTCGCTTCAAG gACCGAATTGTCTCTATGACTCTTGACAAAGAGTATGACGTTGCAGTACAAGCAATCAAACTGCTCACTCTTGTGTTGAA TAGCACAGATGAAGTGTTGACTCCTGAGGACTGTGAGAGTGTTTATCACCTGGTGTATTCAGCACACAGGCCTGTCGCTGTTGCAGCTGGGGAATTCCTCTTCAAGAA GTTGTTCAGCCAGCGGGAACCAGAGGAGGAAGGTGCCCCTAAAAGAAGAGGTAGACAAAGCCCTAACGCCAACCTCATTAAGACGACTGTCTTCTTCTTCCTGGAGAGTGAG CTCCACGAGCATGCAGCTTACCTTGTGGACTCCCTGTGGGAATGCGGTGCAGAGCTACTGAAGGATTGGGAGTGTATGATTAGCTTACTGCTAGATGATCCATTGCCAGGAGAGGAAG CtcttacagacagacaggagacagcaTTGATTGAAATTATGCTGTGCACTGTACGGCAGGCTGCAGAATGCCACCCACCTGTTGGAAGAGGCACTGGGAAGAGG GTAATGACAGCGAAAGAGAAGAAGACACAGCTGGATGACAGAACCAGAATGACAGAGTTGTTTGCTGTGGCTTTGCCCCCTCTACTGGCCAAG TACGCTGTTGATGCAGAGAAGGTGACCAACTTATTGCAGTTGCCACAATTCTTTGACCTGGAAATTTATACCACAGGACGCCTGGAAAAG CACCTCGAGTCCCTGCTGCGTCAGATCAGGGAGATAGTGGAGAAGCACACAGACACTGAAGTTTTGGAAGCCTGCTCCAAGACTTACCATGCCCTCTGCAATGAGGAGTTCACAATCTTTAACAGGGTGGACATCGCCCGCTCTCAGCTGCTGGATGAGCTGGTAGACAAGTTCAACAGGCTACTAGAGGATTTTCTACAGGAG GGGGAAGATGCAGATGAAGATGATGCTTATCAGGTTTTGTCAACTCTAAAGAGGATCACAGCATTTCACAA TGCACATGACCTGTCTGGGTGGGACCTCTTCACCAGCAACTTCAAGCTCCTAAACACAGGCATTGAAAATGGAGACATGCCTGAGCAG ATAGTCATCCATTCACTGCAGTGCACTCACTACGTGATCTTGTGGCACCTGGCGAAGTTATCCGAGGGCAGCTCCAGAAAG GATGACATGGTGACCCTGAGGAAGCAGATGAGGGCATTCTGTATGATGTGTCAGCGCTACCTCACCAACGTCAACACAGCTGTCAAAGAACAG GCATTCACCATCCTGTGTGATCTCTTGCTCATCTTCAGCCACCAGATGGTGTCCGGAGGCAGAGAACACCTGGAGCCTCTGGTCTATTCCCCAGAGGACTCGCTGCAGTCGGAACTGCTCTCCTTCATCCTGAACCACGTCTTCATAGACCAGGACGATGACACAAATAGCACAG ATGGTCAGCAGGACGATGAAGCAGTGAAGATTGAAGCTCTGCACAAGAGAAGAAACCTCCTGGCTGCCTACTGTAAACTGATCATTTACTGTGTAGTAGAAATGAAGACAGGAGCTGACATCTTCAAACAATACATGAGG TATTACAATGACTATGGTGACATCATCAAGGAGACAATGAGTAAAACTCGGCAAATCGACAAGATTCAATGTGCCAAGACACTCATCCTCAGTCTGCAGCAG CTATTCAACGAGATGCTGTCTGAGCTGGGTCATGGGTTTGACCGCTCCTCATCTGCATTCTGCGGAATCAAAGAGCTGGCTCGCCGTTTCTCCTTAACCTTTGGTCTCGACCAAGTTAAAACTAGAGATGCCATTGCTATGCTGCACAA AGATGGCATTGAGTTTGCTTTTAAGGATCCCAGTCCCCAGGGAGAAGGGGGGCCCCCTCTCAACTTGGCTTTCTTGGACATCCTTAGCGAGTTCTCCTCCAAGCTTATGAGACAAGACAAGAGGActgt CCACATGTACCTGGAGCGCTTCATGACGTTCCAGATGGCGCTGCAGCGAGAGGACTGCTGGCTCCCACTCATCTCCTACAGGAACTCTCTGCAGGCCGGCGGCGATGACGACACCATGTCAGTGATGAGTGGTTACTCCAGCAGAGGTTCTTCTGTCCGATCCAAGAAGACCAAGCCTCCTGCTGTTGCAGCTGGAACTTCAGCAGTAAAGAGAAAGCTGCCAGAAG AGGAGAGCAGCAGCAGTGAGATGTGGCAACAGAGCATGCAGACCCCAGTCATGATGCCATCCCCCCACCTCACCTCCACTGCCATGCGAGACCCTAAGAGGGCCCGCGATGACAGCTTCATGGGAGTCTACCCCATCCCTCACGACCAGCAGCAGCCCCACCAACACCCACAGCACCATCAGCAGACGCCCCAGCACCACCAGACACCCATGGACTACAA TTCCCAGGTGACGTGGATGCTGGCCCAGAGGCAGCAGGAGGAGGCGCGCCAGCAGCAGGAAAGAGCCATGAACTACGCCAAGCTCAGGACCAATCTGCAGCATGCTAT TCGTCGAGGCACTGGGCTTatggaagaagacgaagagcccATTGTGGAGGATGTGATGATGTCGTCTGAGGGTCGTATGGACGACCTCAACGAAGGCATGGACTTTGACACCATGGATATCGATCTG CCTCCTTCTAAGAATCGGCGTGAGAGGTCTGAGCTGAAGCCGGATTACTTTGACCCTGCTTCTATCATGGATGAATCG GTCCTTGGAGTGTCCATGTTTTAA